The genomic segment TCACGCTTGACCAAGTTACCTATAACTCACATAACCTGAGTGTGTTCTTCTAATGAATAAGATTTTTGTTTGCCAAGTTGACGAATTAGACGAAGGCGAAGCGTTAAAAGTGGATTGCGGCGTAAACGGTATCGAAGCGCTTGCAGTATTCAACAACGGTGGCGAATTCTTCGCAATGAACGACCGCTGTTCACACGGTAATGCTTCTATGTCTGAAGGCTACCTTGAAGACGACGGTACAGTGGAATGTCCACTTCATGCAGCTCGTTTCTGTTTGAAAACAGGTCAGGCACTTTGCTTACCAGCAACTGACCCAATTCAAACATTCCCAGTTGTACTTGAAGATGGTGCGTTATACGTAGAGATGGCAGGAGAGTAATCATGGGTTGGCTACAAGGCGAAGTTGCACTGATCACTGGTGGTGGTTCAGGTCTCGGTTGGGCACTGGTAGAACGTTTCCTGGAAGAGGGTGCACAAGTGGCCGTTCTTCAACGTTCACAGTCTAA from the Acinetobacter sp. YWS30-1 genome contains:
- the hcaC gene encoding 3-phenylpropionate/cinnamic acid dioxygenase ferredoxin subunit codes for the protein MNKIFVCQVDELDEGEALKVDCGVNGIEALAVFNNGGEFFAMNDRCSHGNASMSEGYLEDDGTVECPLHAARFCLKTGQALCLPATDPIQTFPVVLEDGALYVEMAGE